Genomic window (Vitis riparia cultivar Riparia Gloire de Montpellier isolate 1030 chromosome 4, EGFV_Vit.rip_1.0, whole genome shotgun sequence):
aatttcttcaatttttatttggtcattaaaataaataattgttaaccattcatccaaagcttcaaatttcaatctagggtccacaattaaaccaagataaaaaattaaaggtatttctccctaatattttctaaatttttctatcattgcaaatattgcatcattaaatatatccaaatttaaatatttttgaagtacaataaaaatattagttatttgcatgacaactcggtttgaagatggataatatacaccacaaaattTTTTTGCTGAAGtatcaaatacttcaaaaagatctcttaaaagatctgCAATATgtcaatcataatcatttaatacatcaatatctgcttcacaatcattgttaattaattgtatttcatatagttctactacttttctatattttgtaatagtttgtaaaagtttataagtggaattccatctagtgggcatatccaaatttatatttctttttttcatatttaacattttgcaacaataaaaaaataattcatgttttgcttgagaactattaagaCCCGcagcaatgcctctaattttttataatgtatcaTCAACATGTTTTAATCcatcttttacaattaaatttaaaatatgtgcacaacaacgcacatgaaatattttacattgatcTTCTTTTATTTGCCAATATCGTTTTAATCTAGATACTACTGCATCATTATTAgaagcattatctaatgttattgtaaatattttatcacgaatgccaaaatctataatttcatcatttattaaagatgctatatttttaccattatgtggagcatttattattttaaatgaaataattcttttatttaatttccattcattatcaatataatgagcagttatacataaaaaaccactatgagttaaagatgtccaaatatcagatgttaaacaaattcttccttcaaaatttgcaaaaaaaaaaattttaattttctttttgtgtttcaaatttttttataagaattcttttaactgtatttccagaGCAACCTTGAAATTGAGGATTAACAGCTCGTTGCATTGTTTCCataaaatcatgagtttccatgaaattgaaaggttgttctgctcttattatataaccaaccaatcatttcttcatgacaataagattcatcataagaaaatgtttttaaatttccactttcatctttacctaattgcatataatttctaatatctacattatttttagttttacaattttcatgatgcctttttaaatgacttgtacctgcatttgagccaccactaagaagtttgttacaaattttacattttgtttttatttcttttttattattttctaaatttatttctattctataaaaaaaattccatatatttgaagtaaattttttgctatcacatgcattagatgaagaacaagaaccacttgccataattataattattaataaaatattatgctaaaaataataaatgtaaaattaaaatgtaactaataaataaaagtaaaggtgAATTATGTTACTAAATTGGAGAACCGAAGCAGAAATTCCTTCGAATTTGAACTCTTTgaaccaccaatgcttgtttttcaccaccaataatattgaataatttgagacaaaatgcaataatcggaaatattgtggaatgggagagagcttaagagttgagagaatagaaaaaaattgagggtatttaatatttatagggatttaaatattaggatttaattttttttttttttaatcaaaaccgTTCAACGGTCATAATATTGAATTGAGTGGCAGACATGTTCAACGGtcatgttttttttcaaaaatcatacaacatttctaatatatatataactaatgcaAAATAATTACACAAAAGAGGGTTAACTCAGTTGGTGACTAGCTCCCTTATGGATCCATAAGGGAAGGggatttcaaaattgaaaactatttaatttttacccaaGCCTGTCTGGGCAGCCGGCCCGCCAAGCCCGCCCAGCTTGAGGGCCTATAGGCTAGGCCACGGGGCCTTAGATATACCAAGGGTCTGGCCCGGCTCGTTGACCAGTCAACGGGCTCAGTGGCCCGCCCCGGACTGGGCCATGGGCCTTACTCCTCCGGGCCGGtcggcccggcccggcccgttggagacccttgATTATCCTTATTCAATCATACATAACAATTATTAGTAACAACATCATATTggcaaacataaaaaataatgcaaatatTTCAAGGCCGTGGGATTAGTCTAGGTGCATGTAAGATATCCagggttataaaaaaaaataatgcaaatatGTTTTCTAGATCTCCCCTTTCTTCTTTAGGTTGATATTCTCTTTCAACTTAAGAGAAGAATTGTCATCCTCCATTATCTggtacaattttaattttttcatgattttattttattatttatttattttttcatttttgacctTATTCTAGTTCTACTTCTACCCCATCATGGTCTTATTTTACACATTTCCATGTCAGATTAAACTTAATAAGCGGTAGGCTTTTTCTCTTTCCCGCGGTGTTGCAGAAATATAGAGGGAAAGGGGTGAGAAGGGAAGTTAAGCGGTGAGCGAGATGCAGAGGGAAGCCACCGAAGCGCTGAAGAAAGGCCAACCCCATCGAAAAACCCTTCTCTCTTAGTCTTTGTAGTTGGAGAAAACTCAGAACACTCATCTGACAAAACTACGTTCCGTGGTATTAACTCTCTTTCGGTGCACACCAGGTGCTtgatgttttaatttttgtggGAAGGCTAGAATTTGATGAGATCCAACATATTCTATACGTCCCAGATGAGAATAACCACATTTTGGACGTCCATACGCCCATAGGATTGTGGAATTGGTTCTAACCAGTTCTGCACAACCCAGTGCAGCCTGGATTCTTCCATTAAGAGATCTCAATTACAGTTTTCTCTGTTTATTTAATCCCTTTTGTAAAACTAGTCGCGGTTTGGCTACGTACTTTACTCACCAATAACTCTAAGTCAGTGGGGTTTTTCTACAATTTGCACATTATGCATTAACATTCATCATAATCTCCAATTATGTCTTCTTCATAGTTTCCATTGCAAATTTAGCGTGTTATGCATCATTCTCTATTACATAGTGGTGGTTAACTTGAGAAGCATCAAACTTTTGCTCAACTGATTTGTTATGTTTCTGAACTAACTTACAATATAATTTATAGAGTGATCACTATTATGGTCTTCAAGAAGTCTCAATGTACGTCAAGCAGCTCTTCCGAAAATTATGTCTATTTAACAATCCTCAGCAAACTCGATACTTTACCCATAGCCCTTTCTCTGGTAAAATCTCTCTTTACCTCCATCGAGCCAGACTCATTGATTCAATTCGACTCATTCTCCGCTCCAATGGTCCAAGATCGCTCATCCCTCTCTTAAATGATCCCACTGTTGACTCTTTTGTGGTTGCTAATGCCCTTCAGTCTGCTCCCTCACCAGACTCTGCCCTTTCCCTGCTTGAAATCCTAAAAACAATTCCACATTTCTGTCACACCCAAGCCACCATACGTGCACTGGCCAAAATCCTTGCCAAGTCCCAACGAAGTGCTGAACTCAAAAGCTTGGTTGATGACATCAACGCTGGCAAATTTTGGAATGTTCGTATCAGCTTTATGGAGCTCATGAAGTGGCATGCTGCAGCTGGAGACCTGGAGTCAGTTCTCCATGCATGGAACAGATATAGAGTTTCAGGCAAGCAGGTGTCTATAGAGGCTTACAACATTGTCATGTGCCTTTATGTACAGATGGGTAAGGGCTCTGAGGCTATGCAGATTTTCCATAAGATTATTTCTGAAGGGGCAATTCCTAATTCTAGGACATACACAGTTGTGCTTGAGCACCTTGCCAACTCGGGAAAATTAGATTCAGCaattaaagtttttaatatattgcCATTGATGAGGATCAGACGCACTTTAAGGCAGTATTCAATTTTGGTAGAAGAATTCACCAGTATCAATCGGTTTGATGTGGTTAAGGCCTTACTTGATGAGATGCAGATTGATGGAATATTGCCTGGTAGAGCAATGCAACTGTCATTGCAACGTATGCAGGAGGCAGGTTTCGTCCACGAGACAGATGAATTTCTTAGGGGAATGTTACCAGATGAGAGAATCAAGAATGTAGGCTTTTCTGTGGATAGTAGTGATGACGATGACGATGAGAATAATCATTCTAGTGATGATGCTGGTGTGGATGGGGTTCAGTTGAAACCATGGTTGGACCCTAGAGCTTTGGCCAATGCCTTAAATAATTGGGACCCTAATGAGGTATTAGCCCTGGAGGAAGCAAAATTCATCTGGACAACTCGGTTGGTTTGCAAGATCCTTAGGAATTTCAATTCCCCTGAGACAGCTTGGAAATTCTTCTGTTGGGTTGCTTATCAGCCAGGAGGATTCAATCATAACATTTACACTGTGCAAAGAATGATGACCCTTTTAGCACGCCATGGACATGTTGAATTGGTTGAAAAGCTCCTGCTCAAAATAAGAAGGGAGGAAATTAGATTGCCAGTCAGCACCATCAGATTGATCATAGACTTTTATGGAATTTCAAGGAATGCCGATGCTGCTCTAAAGGTCTTCCATGATGCTGAATCACTGTGCGGTCCCAtgtcaaaattatatttgatgcTGTTGTATTCATCTCTTTTACGAACATTGACCAAATGTGGGAGGAGTGCTGATGCCTTGGATGTACTTGAGCAGATGTTTTTGGGTGGGATTTGCCCGGATGTCCCAACATTTTCTGGGTTGATGTACCATTTTGCCCTTGAAGGCGATTTTAAAACAGTGCAAAAACTCTTTATGATGGTTAGGCAGAGTGGTGTAGAGCCAGATGCCTACATGTTTAAGGTTCTGATCCATGGATATTGTAAGTGTGAGAGATCTGCTCTTGCATTGAGGGTTTTTGAAGACATGAGGAGCTTGAATTTGATGCCCGATGCTGCCACCAAAAATTTGCTTGTGAAGAGTCTTTGGAAGGAAGGCAGGCGGAGGGAGGCTGCTTCTGTGGAGGAGAGATGTGAAGAGATAAATTACGGCCTTCCATTTGCATTACGTGGTCATATGTGGACAATGAGCTCAGCAGACCTCAAAAGAGTGTATGATATTTATTCCAATAGCTTTGCTGCAGCCAAAGGGCCAAATTTACAAATGGAGTTGGGAAGTAAGCACTGATCTACCTTAACGTTGAACATACTGCAACTTCATGAGTCCCAAAAATTTTTACCCTCTttgaaagtttaattttttattgctcTGTTGTCTTGGCATTTTTCGTAGTGTTGGCTGGTAATGGATTTAAGTCTGTTATCTTTTGGTGAGGAGCAGATTATTTTTCACTATACAAGAGGTTTACATTCATAGATGAGTTTCTGGTTGCAGAAGTCAATACACTGAAGTGAACTGCTATACATAGTTCTGGTTTTTTATATTTGCATGTTAATGACGGAATTATGAGAGGAACTGAAAAGCAAAGATCCTCAAGTTAACTTATCCATCATTTTCAGAGAAGCTTCAAATCGGTTTTAGGCTTTACTGTCTAGGACATCACTCTGCTGTGTGTCTGTGTTTTAAGGAAGGTATTTATCTAGCTGATTTTCAGCCTAAGGGTATGTTGATGAACTCCTTGtggcttttctttctttttcctcttctttttgtaCAAGGCTACAAGCATAATGTTATTGTTGTaggttttttactttttccttcttcaaatACAGTCAGTTTCTTGCATTGGAAATGCAGTGTGAGCTCCTGCTTCTCTACTATATAATTTCCTCAGAATTCTGTGGACTTGGCGAAATCCTCTACCCCCGTCTGAGTGGATACCTTATGGTAGTGAGCCATATATGCCATCATCTGATTGGGTGTGGTTCTTCTCCTTTTCGAACCTCTCCATCTAACAGTTTATCAtggtcatttaataaaatgttgGTGTTTGTCAACATAAAGCTATTAACTCAAGTGTAATCCCATCTTTCCAACATATAAACCTATATCATTTGATGCCAATATATGAGAGCAATGAGATTCTCTTGCTCCATGAATGCATATACCTTTGTGTAACCGTCAAATTAGTAGGTCCTGGCTCAGTTGGCTTGTTGTCTTTGTACATGATAGAATTAGAGATGGGACAACTTCTTGCCGTCCTAACTTGGGTTTGTATATTAAACCAATCTGATGCTTATCAATGACTTACTGACTAAGACAACaggaattaataaaaatgtgaaaGCTAGACAACAGGAATTATTCTTGTCGGCTTATGTAAGGCATTACATGTAACCACATGAGTATAAACTTCAAACACGAGATATCATATGATATGATGTCTACAGTAGGGAGATGCAAACTAGGAGAATCATTCAAATCAAAGCTTGAGATGGTGACCTCTGGATTTTACTAAATACAAGGATTTATTTTATTGAGATTGAAAGCTACAACCTTACAATGCTCCTCAGCCTTTTTATCAGAAGTGTACTCCTGGCTATCTTTCATAtattgttgggctttgtggagcctagttttatttgatccggtttgacgatccgacccgaataatattacgcggttttttaatgggagattggcatcaaagctttcgctggCATAACATATATGCTATAGTTGCTTCAGAGGCTTATTATCCGGAGCTTATAGCAATGACTGTCTCTCTCCTCTCCTTTGTCTTGCTTCTCTTCATTTCTTCAACCAACCATATCACAGCTCAATCACCAGCCACCCCAGTTACAAACTTCTCGTGCACCACAGACTCACCTGCCTCATGCCAAACATATGTCATCTACCGTGCTCAGGCACCTGGATTTTTGGACGTGGGAAATATATCTGATCTGTTTGGGATCAGTCGCTTATCAATTGCAGAAGCAAGCAATCTGGCTTCTGAGGAAGCTCGGTTGAGTCCAGACCAGCTTTTACTGGTACCTATCTTGTGTAGCTGCACTGGAAACCATTATTTTGCAAACATTACTTATAAGATCAGGACAGATGATAGCTTCTACTTCGTTTCAGTCACTGTGTTTGAAAATCTCACCAATTATAATGCAGTGGAAGCTTTGAACCCTGGTCTGGAACCGACCACCTTGCAGGTTGGTGTTGAAGTAGTCTTCCCTTTGTTCTGTAAGTGTCCATCGAAGTCACATTCGGATAAAGGCATCAACTATCTTATTACTTATGTGTGGCAACCTGGTGATGATGTATTGCTTGTGGGTACTAACTTGAAAGCATCCCCAGTTGATATCATAGATGAAAATAACAATCTGAACTTTAGTGCTTCGGTGGACCAGCCAGTGTTGATCCCTGTTTCACAACCTCCACTTCTCACTCAGCCTGAAAGAAGGGCATCCAAAGGCAGGTGGATCCTTGCTTTGGTTTTGAGCACAGGAGctcttttaattttccttttggtGAGCCTGCTGGTCTACACTGGTTTGATCAGGAAAAAGAGGACTCTGGATCATTCAAAGTCCTCTTTGGAGACCACTGATCTCATTAAAGTGAAGAAAGCTCCAGAGGATGAAAAATTTGAGCTTAAGATCATACAGGATAAGCTACTTCCTGGGGTTTCAGGCTACCTTGGCAAGCCAATCATGTACGAGACTAAAGTCATTATGGAGGCAACAATGAACCTCAATGAACACTACAGGATCGGAGGATCAGTATACAGGGCCACAATCAATGGTCAGGTTGTTGCTGTAAAGAAAACCAAAGAAGATATCACAGAGGAATTAAGGATACTGCAGAAAGTAAATCATGGGAATCTGGTCAAATTGATGGGCGTCTCATCCGATGCTGATGGGAATCGCTTCTTGGTTTATGAATTTGCTGAAAATGGTTCACTGGATAAGTGGTTGCACCCAAAGCCTTCTTCCCCTTCAAGCTCTGTAGCTTTCCTCACATGGAGCCAGAGGATACAGGTAGCCCTAGATGTGGCCAATGGCCTGCAATATATGCATGAGCATACTCAACCAAGCGTTGTTCACAGGGATATCAGAGCAAATAATATACTTCTAGACTCCAGGTTTAAGGCCAAGATCGCAAACTTCTCTATGGCTACACCTGCTATGAACTCTATGATGCCAAAAGTTGACGTTTTTGCTTTTGGGGTTGTTCTATTGGAGTTGCTTTCAGGGAAGAAAGCCATGCAAATGAGAGCCAATGGTGAGATTGTTATGCTGTGGAAGGATATAAGGGAGATCTTAGAAGTCGAAGACAAGAGAGAAGACAGGATAAGGAGGTGGATGGATCCAACATTGGAGAACTTTTATCCCTTTGATGGTGCTCTCAACTTGGCAGGGTTGGCAAGGTCATGCACACAGGAGAAGTCTTCAGCAAGGCCAAGCATGGCAGAAATCGCCTTTAATCTCTCTGTCCTCAGTCAGACATCTTCTGAAACCTTGGAAAGGTCCTGGACTCAGGGGTTTGAACCAGAAGAAACAATACAAATAATCAATCCGGTCATAGCTCGTTGATTTGGCTAATGAATGATGGGTTATATATGTCCAAATAGATTGATTTCCTTGTATCTTATATTTCCTGAGTAGTGAAATCCATGTATATTTTGTTCTGCAAACCAAGGTAACAGAAACCACAGACTGAATTATATGTATACACATTTGCAGGAAATTATTGCATTTGAAATACACATTATTGCAAGTTGAAACTACTTGCTATAGCTTTCGCTTTTAATCATCTTTGCAGACGAGGTGCATATTGAATTGATTCGTCAACATACTGTTGAAATTATCTCAACCATGCCTGATTTGCTGGTCAGCTCCAATGCTATACAGGACCCACTAAATTTATGTAGGCACAGTGATTGTTGGATTGGTGCTTTCCTAGATAACTGAGCTCTGTTTCTGTATTTCCTCCATCCATGCTTGAGATTTCTGAAGGAGTACTTATTTGTCTTGATTGAAAATAGCTGCTTGTCTAATAACCAAGTCCAAAAGCACCACAAAAGCATAATTATCAAACTCAGATGTATCCTTTTGTTCCCAGAGACAACTTGTAGTTAGCTCCCCTGATATGGAAAATTAAATCTCGCAACTTGTAGTTAGCCCTTAAATCTCTATCTACTGCTACTGTCCTTGTGCATTAGTGCAGGAATGAAGTTATGAAGATAGTGAAGACCATTAACAACATCCAAAGCAAAATGAATCCTGTAATTCCAATTCTCAACCTAAGAGACATTTTGTGGTGCCAATCCTGAAAGAACCTTTTTCATATATTCATGAGCAAGGTAGATCAGACTGAAGTGGTTGACCTTTTTAAGTATATTCACCTCCTCACTTACATCTTTACTCCAACCATTTTAATGGATACTTCCTCCCCACCAAGATCCCCCAGATGGAGAGAACAAATTACCCTGCTCTTGGGTTAATTTTCAATACACCTTTAGTCctttgaatttataaatttcaaaatcagaTTGGCACCAGGAGATTagtgaagatttttttttctctttctctcagaactcttttttgtccttttttttattttattctctctCTCCTAACAACCATAATAATTTCTCTTGTTCTTCTTCATACTCAATATCTCTTCTAATCTCAATGTGAAGTCCTTCCTTCGACCTTATATTTCTTTGGTTTGGGGTAAATGGAGGACTAATAACTGGTGAATAGACAAGCATGGTTGGTGAGCTTGAATTTCAGTTTCCAGTGGAAATAGGATAGTTGTACAAGGACAGAGACTTGGATTTCTCCAGCGATTTCTCCGGACACACCCTCTAAATGCTTGTTGTACTTGTACAAACATATCTAAGTTGTACTCTACTTGGAAAGATGCAATGTGTGCAAGCCTGATAATACTAATCTGAGCAGAAACAGTTTACAGGACGGTCACTCTTTTCCTAATGCGTATCCATTTATATACATACTTATTCTGAAACATAGGAATATCTGGAGTAGCTTCTCTACACAGATCTTTAATAGCAAACTCTTTAAAGGGGTAGACCATCTTTTACCAATAAACCTAGAGAACAATTGTCATACTAGACAATCCATAGCACTTTAAGACGACAGGCCTTCACGATTCTAGACTCCCAAATATATGTGAGAAACTAGCAAAAacaaggaagagagagagagattgaatTGCATCTGAATTGAATTATGCATCATACCAtggaaaattgaaagaaatacacgaaatattacaaaattaagACTTTGAAATCAAACCGACCCTACCATACTGTAAATGCCATCAAAAGCTTTCACTATAATTTTGTTATCCTGCACCATTATTAGACGATTCCCAGGCTTATGAAGAGGCCAAGATTCTTGATAGGGATTGCACTATCTCATCCATGTCTGGGCGACCTGCTGGAGCTTTCGTTAAGCAGCTATCTATCAATCTGATCATAAAAATGGCAAGTTCTGGAGGATAATTCCCATCTAAAGACGGATCTATGAAGTCCCCCAACTTCTCCTTTCCGTCATCCTCATGAAGCACAGCAGCCAAGACCTCTGATAAGTGTATGCTTTTCCCTCCATATAGAGCGGCAACTTCTTTCCCAGTAAATATCTCCAGCATGAGAACCCCAAACGCATAGACATCGAGCTTTGTGGAGATCAAACCATTCTCCAGATACTCTGGAGCCATGTAACCCTTTGTCCCAACGATGTGCCTCGTCAAGGCAAACTGACCTTCCTGCCCCTCTGCTGACCTTGCCTGATCAAAGTTAGCAATCTTAGCCCTGAAATCCCCATCGAGAAGCACATTATTACTTTTCATATCCTTGTGGATATAAGAAGGGCTGACATGGATATGGAGATAGTTAAGCCCTGTGGCCACATCCAAAGCAATCTGAATTCTCTGCGTCCAAACCAAGAATCTCCTATCATTGTTGTTGTAATAGATCCAATCACTCAAGGATCCATTAACAGCATACTCATGAACTAGATACCAATGCCCATCATTAAAACAAATGCCAGAGAGGCGGATAACATTAAAATGGTTGATCTTGCTTA
Coding sequences:
- the LOC117912538 gene encoding pentatricopeptide repeat-containing protein At5g66631, which encodes MYVKQLFRKLCLFNNPQQTRYFTHSPFSGKISLYLHRARLIDSIRLILRSNGPRSLIPLLNDPTVDSFVVANALQSAPSPDSALSLLEILKTIPHFCHTQATIRALAKILAKSQRSAELKSLVDDINAGKFWNVRISFMELMKWHAAAGDLESVLHAWNRYRVSGKQVSIEAYNIVMCLYVQMGKGSEAMQIFHKIISEGAIPNSRTYTVVLEHLANSGKLDSAIKVFNILPLMRIRRTLRQYSILVEEFTSINRFDVVKALLDEMQIDGILPGRAMQLSLQRMQEAGFVHETDEFLRGMLPDERIKNVGFSVDSSDDDDDENNHSSDDAGVDGVQLKPWLDPRALANALNNWDPNEVLALEEAKFIWTTRLVCKILRNFNSPETAWKFFCWVAYQPGGFNHNIYTVQRMMTLLARHGHVELVEKLLLKIRREEIRLPVSTIRLIIDFYGISRNADAALKVFHDAESLCGPMSKLYLMLLYSSLLRTLTKCGRSADALDVLEQMFLGGICPDVPTFSGLMYHFALEGDFKTVQKLFMMVRQSGVEPDAYMFKVLIHGYCKCERSALALRVFEDMRSLNLMPDAATKNLLVKSLWKEGRRREAASVEERCEEINYGLPFALRGHMWTMSSADLKRVYDIYSNSFAAAKGPNLQMELGSKH
- the LOC117912540 gene encoding serine/threonine receptor-like kinase NFP; translation: MGDWHQSFRWHNIYAIVASEAYYPELIAMTVSLLSFVLLLFISSTNHITAQSPATPVTNFSCTTDSPASCQTYVIYRAQAPGFLDVGNISDLFGISRLSIAEASNLASEEARLSPDQLLLVPILCSCTGNHYFANITYKIRTDDSFYFVSVTVFENLTNYNAVEALNPGLEPTTLQVGVEVVFPLFCKCPSKSHSDKGINYLITYVWQPGDDVLLVGTNLKASPVDIIDENNNLNFSASVDQPVLIPVSQPPLLTQPERRASKGRWILALVLSTGALLIFLLVSLLVYTGLIRKKRTLDHSKSSLETTDLIKVKKAPEDEKFELKIIQDKLLPGVSGYLGKPIMYETKVIMEATMNLNEHYRIGGSVYRATINGQVVAVKKTKEDITEELRILQKVNHGNLVKLMGVSSDADGNRFLVYEFAENGSLDKWLHPKPSSPSSSVAFLTWSQRIQVALDVANGLQYMHEHTQPSVVHRDIRANNILLDSRFKAKIANFSMATPAMNSMMPKVDVFAFGVVLLELLSGKKAMQMRANGEIVMLWKDIREILEVEDKREDRIRRWMDPTLENFYPFDGALNLAGLARSCTQEKSSARPSMAEIAFNLSVLSQTSSETLERSWTQGFEPEETIQIINPVIAR